The nucleotide window CCGCCCATGTCGAGGCCGACCGTGAACGCGCGCGTCATCGCGGGATGGCGCCGGAATACTTCATCAACGCGAGGTATTCGCGATTGCCGGCGGCGCCCTCGATCGGCGACTCGATCGCGCCGGCAACTTCGAGTCCGATTTCCTCGGCGAACTTGATGATCCCGGCCACCGTTTCGCGGCGCAGATTTTCATCACGCACCACGCCCGATTTGCCGACCCTGCCTCTGCCGACTTCGAACTGCGGCTTGATCAACGCGACGATATCGGCGGGCGCCTTGATCAGCGGCAGCACCGCCGGGATGACCAATCGCAGCGAAATAAAGCTGGTGTCGATCGCCACCAGGTTCGGCGTGTAGGGAAGTTCCGCCTTGGTCACCAGCCGGATATTCATCCGATCCATGATCGTGACGCGCGGATCTTCGCGCAGCTTCATCGCGAGCTGGCCGTAGCCGACGTCGATCGCGATTACGCCCTTGACGCCGCGCCGCAGCAGTACGTCGGTGAATCCGCCGGTCGAAGCGCCGACGTCCATCGCGAGCCGATCTTCCACCGAGAGACCGAAATGCTCGAGCGCGGCGATCAATTTGTACGCGCCGCGCGATGCGTATTCGGGGGTCCCGGCTGTCAGCGAAATCTGCGTCGCCGAATCGACTTTGAGATCGGCCTTGTAGGCGGGCTGTGAATTGACGCGCACCCGGCCCGCCATGATTAGGCGTTGCGCGATTTCGCGGCTGTCGGCAAGGCCTCGGCGCGCGATTTCGGCGTCGAGTCGGAAGCGCGGCAGCGGCTTTGCAGCGCGCCGCGCGCGGATGCCCGGACCATTGTTAGAAGGGGGTTTCGTCGTCGTCCTTTGCGCCGGCAGACTTGATTTCCTCGAGATTTTCCTCAAACGGCAGCGTGCGCAGGTCGCCGCCGGCGCTCCGCGTCAGCAATTCGACCTTGCGCTCGACGTCGTCGAGTTTCTGATTGAGCAATTTGACGAGCACGACGCCGCGCTCGAATGCCTCGATCGATTCCTCGAGCGTGAGTTCGCCCGAATCGATTCGATTGACGATCGCTTCGAGATCCTTCAATTCGTCTTCGAATTTTTTCGCCTTGGCCGCCATCGGCATTGCTAGCTCGACCTCGCCGTCGCGCGTGCGCCGAGCCGTCCTTTCGCGAGCGTGATATCGAGCGAGTCGCCGATCTGAACCGTAGCCGCGTCGAGCACGGCGCGACCGTCGCGCGAATTGATCACCACACTGTAGCCGCGCTCGAGCACCTTGAGCGGCGACAGCGCGTCGAGCTTGCCGGCCATCGCGCCGACCGCACGGCGGCGGCTCTCGAGTGCGCTTTGCGCGCCGCGCGTCAGGCGATCATTGATGCGCTCGATTGCCGCTCGCAATTCACGAATCATCGCGGCGGGACCGCGAAGCCGCTGCGATAGATTCTGCACGACGCGATACTCGCCCGCGATTCGCGACGTGATCGCGCCCGCGAGTTCCGCGTCGAGACCGGCAATCCTTTCGCGCGCTTCGAGCAGCAGGCCCCGCGGATGCCTCAAGCGGCCGGCGAAATCGTCCACCGTCTCGCGCAAACTCGAGATTTCGCGCTCCATCACGGCGCGCATCGCAGCCTCGATATTGGCGATGCGCTCCTTGAGCTCGGCGTGATTTGGCACCACCAGATGCGCCGCCGCGGTCGGCGTAGGCGCGCGCAGGTCGGCGACGAAATCGGCGATCGTGAAATCGACTTCATGGCCAACCGCCGAGATTACTGGAATCGCCGAACGCGCGATCGCGCGCGCGACTTTTTCTTCGTTGAAAGCCCACAGATCCTCGAGCGAACCGCCGCCGCGCCCAACTATCAGCACCTCGGCGCGGCCGTCGCGATTCAGATCGGCGATCGCCGCAGCGATTTCGTCGGCCGCACCAGCGCCTTGCACCTTCGCGGGCCTGAACAGCACGCGCAGGTTGGGGAACCTATCGAGCATCACGCGCAGCATGTCCGCGAGTCCGGCGCCGCCACGCGCCGTGACGATCCCGACCACGCGCGGCAGGTAGGGCAGGGGGCGTTTGCGAGCCTGTTCGAACAGCCCTTCAGCTTCGAGGCGGCGCTTCAGTTGCTCGAACGCGACTTGCAGCGCGCCGACGCCGCGCGGCTCCATCTCTTCGGCATAGAGTTGCAACGCGCCGCGCGAATCGAAGATGCTCACGCGCCCGCGCACGATCACTTCCATGCCGTCGGTGATCTTGAAGCGCAGCCGCGTGAACGCCGACTTGAACATCACCGCGCTGATCGCGCCGCGCTGGTCTTTCAGCGTGAAGTAGAAATGATTGGACGGCGCCAGGCGAGCATTCGAGATCTCGCCCACCACCCAGTATTCATCGAGGTTGGATTCCAGCGCGTCGCGGACCCGCCGCAACAGGTCCGATACACTGATCAGGCCGGAGCGGCGGCCGCGCAGCACGAGATCGAGCTGCCCGTCCATTGCTCTAACCTATCAGAATCGCTCTGGGCTCTCCTACAACGCGGCGTCGATCGATTAACGATTCGCGCATCCTAGCTAGGCGATCTCAGTCCGGGCGGCGTCGGCCGGATAGCATCTCGTCAAATTCGCGGCGACCCGAATCGTCCAGAGTTGTCCAACTTGGCTTGCTCTTCGTATTTTTGGGTAAACTGCCCCTACACTTGAGTGGACCTGTATCAATTGGAATCCTGTTCGCCGGTCATTTCTTTTCATGAGCCACTTTAAACATGTTTCTCTTGACTCCAACCGATTCACGCCGTATTCTTTTCGCATACAATCGAGAGAACCCCAACGGACGCAAAACGAGTGTCTCCGCAGGAATGTGGGGTTATGCGACCAAAACCGGGACTTCGGGGAACGCAGCTAACCTTTAGAGCTTTGCGGCTTTCGTTTGTTTCAACGGATGATCGGTCTGCGCGCTTTGCTGCTCATCGGTCCTGTGCTCATCACCGGTAGCATCACTTGCCGAATTGGTATCTGCCGTAAGCTCGCGAGTGCCGCTAGCCGGTTGGTAAGAAATCTTCTCCGCTCCAATGTCCAAAGGACAAGAAAGGCGGTCGGTAATGAAACTTCGGCGAACAGTTGGGGGGCATGTAATCTACGCATCGCTGCTGGTCTGCGTCATTGTCCTTTACTTCCAACAGGTGACGCTTGCGCAATCACAGAATCCGATTCAGCTCGAAAATGCCAAAACGGGCACCACCGCATGGCGATTGAGCAATCCCGCGACAACTCGGCAGATCGAAGGCTATGCTTCTGCTAACAGCATCAACCGTGGCGATTCGATCAGCTTTTTCGCCAACACCGCGGATCCCACCTTTACTCTCGAAGTCTTTCGCATGGGATGGTACGGCGGGATTGGCGGCAGGCGCATCACCCAGCCGATCACTCTTACGGGTCACGTCCAAACGATTCCCACCCCCGACCCAGTAACCGGGATGACGGAATGTGACTGGCAATTTCCATATACGATAGCCACCTCCAATCTTGACCCGACTCAGTGGGTTAGCGGCTTCTATCTGGTCAAGCTCACCGGCTCTGCCGGCCAGCAGCGGTACATTCGTAGTGCGCGACGATACCAGGAATTCCGATCTCCTGTTCAACGTAAGCATGAATACCTACGAGGCCTACAACGCATGGGGTGGCAAATCGCTTTACACTTACAACAGTACCGCAAGCATTCCTCAAGCCCAGCAGGGGGGGCGCCGGCCTGAATTCCGCGGTCAAAGTTTCTTTCAGCCGTCCTTACGACGGTAGTTGGGGAGCCGGACAGTTATTGAATTTCGACTTCGACATGATCGGGTTTTTGGAAAAGGAAGGGTACGACGTCGCCTATCAGGCCGATGTCGACACGCATTTGAACCCCGCTTCGTTAACCCGGCATAAGGGATACATGTCCGTCGCACACGACGAATACTGGACGCTGGAAATGAGGCAGAACGTCACGAGTGCCCGCGATCACGGCATCAACCTGGCTTTTTTTGGCGCCAACTCGATTTACTGGCAAGTTCGATATGAGCCTAGCCCCATCAACGGTGCTCCCAACCGCACCCTCGTGGGCTACAAGCAAGATGCCGCCAAAGACCCGGCGGCCCAGAATCCCGCTACCTATCCACAGATCACCACTCGATTCCGTTCGCCGCACGGCAACTTGCCTGGTCAACCTGAGGACGCGCTTGTGGGTGTTATGTACGACTATGGGCCAGTTGACACCGATATCGTCGTGGTTAACGCGGCTCATTGGATCTTTGCCAACACTGGGCTACAGAACGGAAGCAAATTGACTGGATTGCTCGGCTACGAGGTCGATCGCGAGTTCGGCAATCAGCCGGCCAACACGGTCGTGCTGGCGCACTCTCCATATACAACAAAATCGGGCAGCACCCAGTTTGCGGACATGACCATCTATCGGGCATCAAGTGGAGCATGGGTGTTTGGAGCAGGCAGTATCCACTGGGACTGGGGTCTCAGCGACATCTCTCCTTGGGGACCTTCTTCGTCGCGGGTCAGCGCGCCCGCACAACAGATGACTCGCAACCTGCTGAATCAATTTGTAACGGACACCGGTGCGACACCCACCCCATCAAAGACGCCGACCTCGACTCGAACTTCCAGTCGAACGGCGACTCCGACGATCGCTGCGACTCCGACGGTGAAGCCAACTTCAACAGTTGTCGCAACACCGACCGCATCTCGGACGGCAACCCCGACTCCGACCGGCACGCCGACGAGGGTCACGCTCCGCAGCATCGGTACTGGCAGCACAAATATCGGCGGCGGCAGTCAGGTTGTGATTACCAGGCCGGCCAACTTGCAACCTAACGATCTGATGATTGCTGAAATCGCGGTGCGCGGCGGAACCGGCACGATAATTACCCCGCCTACCGGATGGACACTGGTACGGCGCGATAACTCAGGCTCGAGTGTCGCACAAGCGGTCTATCGCCGGCTGGTTCCAAGCTCGCCGCCCGAGCCCACCACTTACACCTTTGCGTTCTCGGCCGGCAACGACGCTAAAGGCTTTGGCATCGGAGTCGCTGCAGCCG belongs to Candidatus Binatus sp. and includes:
- a CDS encoding TlyA family RNA methyltransferase, coding for MRARRAAKPLPRFRLDAEIARRGLADSREIAQRLIMAGRVRVNSQPAYKADLKVDSATQISLTAGTPEYASRGAYKLIAALEHFGLSVEDRLAMDVGASTGGFTDVLLRRGVKGVIAIDVGYGQLAMKLREDPRVTIMDRMNIRLVTKAELPYTPNLVAIDTSFISLRLVIPAVLPLIKAPADIVALIKPQFEVGRGRVGKSGVVRDENLRRETVAGIIKFAEEIGLEVAGAIESPIEGAAGNREYLALMKYSGAIPR
- a CDS encoding exodeoxyribonuclease VII small subunit, which encodes MAAKAKKFEDELKDLEAIVNRIDSGELTLEESIEAFERGVVLVKLLNQKLDDVERKVELLTRSAGGDLRTLPFEENLEEIKSAGAKDDDETPF
- the xseA gene encoding exodeoxyribonuclease VII large subunit, translating into MDGQLDLVLRGRRSGLISVSDLLRRVRDALESNLDEYWVVGEISNARLAPSNHFYFTLKDQRGAISAVMFKSAFTRLRFKITDGMEVIVRGRVSIFDSRGALQLYAEEMEPRGVGALQVAFEQLKRRLEAEGLFEQARKRPLPYLPRVVGIVTARGGAGLADMLRVMLDRFPNLRVLFRPAKVQGAGAADEIAAAIADLNRDGRAEVLIVGRGGGSLEDLWAFNEEKVARAIARSAIPVISAVGHEVDFTIADFVADLRAPTPTAAAHLVVPNHAELKERIANIEAAMRAVMEREISSLRETVDDFAGRLRHPRGLLLEARERIAGLDAELAGAITSRIAGEYRVVQNLSQRLRGPAAMIRELRAAIERINDRLTRGAQSALESRRRAVGAMAGKLDALSPLKVLERGYSVVINSRDGRAVLDAATVQIGDSLDITLAKGRLGARATARSS
- a CDS encoding N,N-dimethylformamidase beta subunit family domain-containing protein, which translates into the protein MANRFTLTTVPQAFLKPSRGGAGLNSAVKVSFSRPYDGSWGAGQLLNFDFDMIGFLEKEGYDVAYQADVDTHLNPASLTRHKGYMSVAHDEYWTLEMRQNVTSARDHGINLAFFGANSIYWQVRYEPSPINGAPNRTLVGYKQDAAKDPAAQNPATYPQITTRFRSPHGNLPGQPEDALVGVMYDYGPVDTDIVVVNAAHWIFANTGLQNGSKLTGLLGYEVDREFGNQPANTVVLAHSPYTTKSGSTQFADMTIYRASSGAWVFGAGSIHWDWGLSDISPWGPSSSRVSAPAQQMTRNLLNQFVTDTGATPTPSKTPTSTRTSSRTATPTIAATPTVKPTSTVVATPTASRTATPTPTGTPTRVTLRSIGTGSTNIGGGSQVVITRPANLQPNDLMIAEIAVRGGTGTIITPPTGWTLVRRDNSGSSVAQAVYRRLVPSSPPEPTTYTFAFSAGNDAKGFGIGVAAADLPLSTSGATGNKVATAASAAANVGSLLALFPQSPAP